ACCTTTAAGATGGTATTTATCCACGTAATTCCCTTCTTCTAGTTGATCGTTCCTTTTGTTCTCTTTTAGATTTTTTAAGCTATCGTTGCCCTACCTCAATACTAAGAAGcatgggaaaaaataaatttgaaactactATATTAGCTAAATAGTTTCACAACACTCTAATCAGTGGCTTCGCTATGGGATGCGGGGGCTGGTCCGCCCCGGTGTCACCCGACTGGGGGGTGACACCCGAAGTAAAATAAGGGACAagttttgaaaatactaacactttaatttagaaaatgttctacacaattttaaattacaattacTCTATCAGATGCAGTTGCATCACCACGGGGAGGAAGGGCTGATACGAAATTGGTCATGACTTTCTAAAGAGTCGCTTTAAATGCGTTTTTGAgctttgatttcgaaaaattgttgGTCTTCTTAACGTTtctaaagatggcctacagtAGCGTTTTGAAGAAAAAGCCCGGGGGGTTTCCCCGAACCTCTTCAACCTGTAACattatcttgattaaaaattgtctagaatgagtttttaagactttaaattagaaaaaattccGTAGGTCCCATAAAATCACCAAAGCttctctaaaactgcgttttaagagctacaatttcgaaaaatgtccgAGGTATTTCCGCTGAAGCTTCCTTTTCCTAGCATACTTGAAGGTAACATGTGCGTTTTTAAtgcttcgatttcaaaaaatttacgtGATGACTCTTACGAACCAAATTTTCCCTAACATTATCTAAGCTAATCTAcactgcatttttaagactacaaattttaaaattttccgcgAGGtaacccatgctaggtacgccactgtttGAATCGCACAGCTTAAAATATTAGTGTTAGACATGCATCAGccttattttcttattacttaGTGCATTTCCAAATGTACAGCTTGTTTCTCCAAATAGCAATTTTTTTAGTAATAGCAGTTTAGTTAGTTATATCGAGCGTAGCATCGGttcttgctgatgaaaaaaaaatgagaacgcGTGAACTGTATGTAAGGCTATTTCTATTAGTCCTGAAATAAACCGAAATAGGTAAATTAGTTTGGCGCTTAGGTGTACCTTGCATCCTTGGAAACTTGCAAACTTGGCTGCAAACTGAGTTTTAACTGTAGGagatgaaaagttattttaatcggCTTCGAGAACGGCAAAATTGTCGTTTTTCGTGATTAAGAACTTTCAACGAAAGCTatcttcaataaaaattgaaaagattcccAAGTGTAGCATTGAATTTTTCTCGATTATAAGAGGGTTACGGAGGAAAGAAATCTCCGGGATGTCccaaaaaagagagaaatgaGCCATTACGAAAATCTTGAGCAATAGGAACAAAACTTCAGGTGAGCTTGCAGGAGATTTAGCGAATGCAATGTCAAAAAAGTAATTTGCTCATAAAAGTCAACAGTTTCAAATTGCTGAAGAACAAGGAAAGAAAATTCCAGCCAAGCACAATAGAAGAATCGACTGAAATGGGAAAAAGTTCACATGTCCGGGAATTTAGAATATGAAAGAATTATATTTTGTGATGAAAAGCAAATCAATTTAGAAGATTCTGTCggtttttcttattattggcacGTTCTGCTAAAAGAACCTGAACCTTTTCCCAACTGCAGAAAGGTTAAGAGTCACTAGTAGTGAGGGCTGCGTTTGATTTTCGTAATAAATTTAATATTGGGTTTCCCTTTGCCCGAACAAATGCAATAACATACCAATTTCTACTGAAGAAAACGTATTCTTTGTTGCTGTGGAAATTGGCAGACATTTCTGGTTGTTTGAGCTGGAAATTGGATCCATTCATAAGGAAAAAAGCACATGGGAATGGTATCTGAATAATGCCATGCATTTATTTCTAAGGGCATTTGTTTTTCCTGATTCAAACCCGGTGGATAAAATGTGAGCTTATTGGTTTGGGAAATTTATGCAAATGGAAAGCAGTATGccataatttaataattgaaggggtcggggcaagaatgtgacaTGCGATtgatgtgaattttcagtaggccaatttccaactcataaaaaatatttgtagaatttttcaaaggtattatacactcaagagccaaaacattatgaccaccagTCAATAACGAGTTGGTCCACCTTTGGCGCGCAACACAGCTTCAACACGCCTTGGCATGGATGCCACAAGTCCTTGGTAGATAGCCGGAGACAGATTATACCAGATGTTTAAGCAATTGCCACGCAAATCCGAGATATTGCGAATTGGTGGTCTTTGAACTCTGAGTTGCCGTCATATGACATCCCAAATACGTTCTATTGGATTGAGATCCGGTGAGTTAGACGGCCAGGACATTAACTGGAATTCAGCATCATGTTCGTCGGGCCACTCCAACCAATTTTAGCCTTGTGATACGGGGCGTTGTCCTGTTGGAACATTCCATTTACAGCTGGAAAAACAGAAACCATGTAAGGGTGCAACTGGTCCGCAATGATGCTCAGATACCCTGTGGCATTCAGGGTCTGCTGTACCACAACCATGGGTCCCAGAGACGTCCAAGAGAACGTCCCCCAAAGCATAAGACCTCCACCACTTACCTACTCTTCATTGTATGGCCTACTGTACATTGAGGGAACAACTGTTTTCCCCGGAAGACGGCGTATCCTGATACGGCCATCACCGTGATGCATGACAAAACGTGATTCATCTGACAAGGCATTTCTCTCCCACTGATCCATGGACCAGTCGCGATGCTCCCGGGCTCAGCGCAAGCGCAGTTGACGGTGACGCTTGGTCAGCAAAGGCAAACGAGTGAGACGTTTGCTGCGTAGccccatatccaacagtgtccgctgaacTGTGTGCTTCGATACTATTCTACTTGGCTCTCCATTGTACTGAGCTGTCAGCTGAGCCACTGTCTGGCTCTGGTTTTGCTTCACCATGCGAGACAGTCTCCGACGACATTTTACTTCAATAGCGTGTGGACGTCCAATaccatgtcgtctactgctggtTTCACCGTCATTCAtccactttgcataagtactaacaactgTAAGTCGCGAACAACTCACGAGTCGAgcagtttctgaaatacttgttccGAGCCTTCGAGCCATtaaaatctgccctctatcaaAGTCGCTTAGATCCGCAGCCTTTCCCATCATACACAGAAGTGAGTGAAAGAATGATTCTTTAGACTCTTCAGCAGCAGTTAAATACCACTTCCACCTGATCACGTGCCTTCAACGTCATCCAGGCGAGTTCATTGCAAAATGtgggggtggtcataatgttttggctcttaaGTGTACATTCCATAtactgcaatactaaaaccagatatgtttaaATCCAAGTGACACAATCCATTGTAAAGCTTATTTCAATATTAGATATGAGGACCAAaacttttgatcgaaaagtcacatCTTGTGGCTTGTCACGTTTCTACCCTGAGCCTTTCAATAAAAAGAGTCCATCATGTAttactggaaaaaaatcaaacaaacatACTAAGTCCTTTAAAATCCTGACCGTGTTCATACATTAGTTAGAAAGTTTAGTGCGTACActtgctacacacacacacacacactaatgtATACTTCATGTTTATATCTTCGTGGAACACctgaaaatgcaaaaatgtagttttcttgaTATTTGAAACAAGTTTTGTTGTGCAAGAAAAGTACTTGTTCTGTTTAAAGCAAtgataagtttttactttattttgcagtattatttttttttggtttgataAACTTGGTGTTCCTCATATTTTGAGCCTTTGTATATTAAAATCACTAAGaacaagtgtccgacaaattataacaccacttgcatttacatcgaaattaacaatgatttcccccaaaaagggacaaaagacccctttagaaacaccacaATACAACCAAAATGAGAAGTTcccaactagaacccactaggagtctacgtaccaaatttcaattttctaggacataccgttcttgagttatgcgacatacatacacacatacgcacgtacgcgcatacatacacacatacgcacgtacgcgcatacatacacaaatatgcacatacgaacatacagacgtcacgagaaaactcgttgtaattaactcggaaatagttaaaatggatattttgcgtatctatacgtttttaggcacttatccacctgtggtcgagtcgaaaaaagcacttaacatttattcgggggtgagcaaaatggaaattaaggtcgatttttgagtgaaatttttttcgcgaatacaatacttgcttttttgtaaaaggaagtaatatggAAGAATAAGATAAATTATTATTagcaaaattatttcttaataacaaatatatcttaaaaaacaattcgtttaaaaaaatcatgataatgaataattacaaaatgattgCCGAAGGACTCCTTAAACTAAACTATTCATTCAAGGTAAAATTTGACTACAGATATCACGGCttagtttttaacaaaatgttgCTGAAGTCATCCAAACTTTATATAAAAAGCTTATATTCCTTCAAATATGTAAAACGTTTCATAATATTGAACAGAAACAAAGGAACTGAACCCCCCATTCTAATTCTAATTTAATGGAGTTAAAACTTATGTAATGCaaaacttgaaaaacaaattttcggTCACAGGTTTCGACATTAAAAGAAGCTTCTTTTTCTCcattaaatatatttcttaatattatcagtacacttttaaacaatttgaagcaTTAAATCCCGTTTCATACATAGAATTTCTTTCGGAAACTTTTAAGAAAATGCTATTGGTGCATGGAATTTACTTTACGAAAATATCTTATAATTGAATATAATGTCCTTATAACATTGgggaaatagttatttttcttaacaACAActagtaaattttaattaacggCTGCTGATACATCGTATCTCTTTTTAAGCACTTTAATTAGTAcggtattttttcttgaaaacatttttatttggttgaaacgtGTCTCATGATCAGATGATTCCAATAAAAAATGTTGCTATCTTAAAATGTCCGTTCTTTTTACGGCATTGCATTTTATAGCATATTTTTTCATGCTTGCTTTTCAATTCCAAAGATTTTTCTTTCAGCGAAATCttctaattaaatttttcagaaaattaaaaaagtgtTACTGATGGCAAAAATGATGACTTTTTCCCTGTTTAGTTTTGTATGTtacttctttaaaattaatttagagcTTTGCTACATTGATAAAAGGTTTTATGACTAGCTGACtagctttaaaatgtgaaaaaaaggtAATATGAGTAAATGATTGAAGTAAGGATACCTACTTAATACCTGGATTAGATATTTAAGTAGCTTTATGATATTTATGGTGTatatttatacagggtgttccgttttaacctgcaagatctttattttcgcaatcgttagccCTAAatgtatacttctaattgcaaaaatgttcaaaatcagatgcaaaataaagataaagtttgaatttaaaataaaaataagtcaaaaaatacaaaatttaactttttataagggTCCCAGGTCTTCTAATTtctatttagggaaataatcttcagtgaaaaacatttataacacaaaaattttgaaattattacgaccaatattcaccgagatatgcaACGCAGCTCTTTGCGACTTACACCTGTTtttaccagggttgccagacgtcccggatttcaagggacagtcccgtatttttaaaaattgtcccgcgtcccggggaacttccatacgggacggctgaagtcccgtattctagctaatatcAGTActttacaaaacgagacattattttaaaggaaaaaataaagtacaacaaaaaatgttaaataaagagCAATCAGAAAATCAAACAGCAAAAAGTTCCGAGACGGCTGACTCTATAGTTAACTGCTTGACTAACTCATTGAACGAGTCAGACTTGGATTTACAGTCAGATTCATCATTTTCAACCGACAATTACAACGCgaattttgaaacaaagcggTCAGCATATTCCACACCTTTagagcaaaacaaaaatttactttagtcAGGATGTTTAGCTCAAGTTAACACTGCATTTCGCCATGCTGTTGATGCTTTAGGAATTGATGTCAaaactaacatttaaaaatttaaaaatttattcacttatttctaGATCTGCAGTCAAGCAGAATGAGCTGAAGGAGTTTTTTGAGTTAGCTAACCTAGAGTTTAAAGAGCTACTAAAGCATATCCTTACACGATGGTTAAGTTTAGCTCCTGCTGTAGATCGACTCATTAAATCTTGGCCTGctctcattaattattttataagcGAGGGAGAATCCATCCCTAAGCCTCtcagaaaattattgcttttaagtgAAGAAAGTACAGCTGAAACAGAAGAAACCAATGAGGTTGCATAACTTTTCTATTTTCTTAGTAATATGTCCCcagtaaaaaacttcaaaatgaatctACAACTGCAGTCGATAATTTAATGATATTATGACACACTTGGTAAAACAGCTAGAGAGTAAATTTGAAGATAAGTTTCATGAATCGTTCGTTACTAAAACCTCAAAACATCTAGAGAGACGGTAGAAAAATACAATGTCTGACTGAGGGAtaccagattttttttgaaacagctgTGAATTACATGAGAAAGTGGTTTGATTTCACAATTTCACagataaaaatcccttttttgtTTTAAGACCAATGGCTTTAATGGATAAAGTAGTTTTCTGACATGTCTGCTAGTGTAGAACAGTTACATATTGAAAATGAAGTATCAGTAGATGATGTATGCGATGAGTTTTCAACAATCAAGTTTTTAATACCTTAGTTGCACAAAAAGATATAAATGTAGGCGATAAGTGGCAAATGGTACATTAAAGTTGTTTTACTAATTCAGATTTCCCCATTGACTGGTAAAGCATAAAAAAACCACGATTCCTTGCATTactatttcagataaagtagtcacattcaaaaaaaaaaaaaaaaaaatcgattgcacCGTTTAACTTATAGTAATAAACTTATAGTAAAaagtaaatatagtaaaaaactaattagcacctgttcctatcaacgttGATCTGTGCACTGAACTTCGTTCTATTGCGTGATTTATTTCTTGAGCTAGAGTTTCTCCAAAAATGAgctcacccataaacatactgAAAGAAATCTTCTGAAAGCTATTAAAACAGGGTTgtttatcaccccttaaaaatacataacgagCAATTGCCCTCAgcctcaaaaatatccccccccccttttcactcctcgaagcctgtcccgtattttactgtttttaaatctGGCAAACCTGGTTTTTATTCGCCGTCAATGGGAAATAAAGCGgctaacaagtgtttaaaattatatgtgcgcatagagtgtggttttcaaattgttcgaggttttgtagtatgttttttgcgtatcatggaataacatttgcataattttttgaatagcaatggaaaatataaatactttggtTTTCTTACTTTTACAACTTGTCATTCTTAtaaaaagaaacaccttttgcacATCgctttgcgcaatctaaaacagttttacggTTTTCTCTGTTATTTAACAGAGCAGTATTAAATTGTAGGAAATAACAGTATACAaccataaaaacaacaattacTTTTTGCAGTGTACCATTAGctataaaataaagaaacgatGCAGTAAGAATAAATATGCAGCAAATCAACATAAATATAGGATTAATAAGGAAAGCATTAATATGCACGGTCTGTAAGTACAGTACAgagtttatttattgatttctaAAACAGCTTTTATCAggttgaaatttatatttcttttctaactgGACTTGACTAACTTGACTAACTGGAAATAATTCTACGATTCTGCCTAAAAATTAGCTTCAGACTTCAGTACTTTATAGAAATCATGAATTGCCTATTACCCTCACTCTGAACGCAGTTGATGATTCTTGGATTTTTCAAATTACCGTTACGACGAGATTGAGTCTAGCTCGTTGCTTTTAATATATACTCAGAGAGACTAATTTTGTCGTCATGGTTTCATTTTCTGCGttttgtgttcatttatttttacttcctttttcatagtaaaaaaagctttgttttagcaaaaaaaaaaaaaaatcctcacaaaTTTTCGCCTaagtttccattttactcatttaCGAGTGAATCGACCTTACCGCACGTGCAcgcatgcctaagaacgtatggatgtccgaaataaccattttggcCGAGTGAATTACCACGAGtattctcgtgatgtctgtatgtgcgtTGTGTGTAtaggtagagccgctatatatataGTGGCCTTATGTATGcatatgtatgtacgtatctcgcattCCTCATAAATTGTGTGTcgtagaaatataaaatttgataCATAGACTTCTaatggggcctagttgtgcacctcctctttttgttgtattcggatgttccaaaaggggtcctttacaccttggggggggggggggaatcagtgtaaatatcaatgcaaactttaaTGATGTTTCAATTTATTGAACATTTGGattatatcgccaagttttgtcgccaacttggcgacatattGCCAAGTGGGCGAAACAAATATTATTCGAAATTGCTTTTAATTTAGTGCTATTGGCGatagatatttagagagttaaacactgaatcacgttaaaatagtctatattgggaaaattaatatcTTTAAAACGCTTTGTAAACGCATTTCACATAATCAAGAAAATTACTAGTCATAACATGACGGGGGCGAATATCTTCTCCATTTCCAATCCATTTGATTTGTAGAATAAAGAAATCCAACGAGTAGAATCCTTCGATATTggtgatttcaaaaaacatagttggaatatataaatatatatgacATCCTTAAATAATTAACCCTAGGAAA
This window of the Uloborus diversus isolate 005 chromosome 4, Udiv.v.3.1, whole genome shotgun sequence genome carries:
- the LOC129220929 gene encoding uncharacterized protein LOC129220929 gives rise to the protein MGKAADLSDFDRGQILMARRLGTSISETARLVSCSRLTVVSTYAKWMNDGETSSRRHGIGRPHAIEVKCRRRLSRMVKQNQSQTVAQLTAQYNGEPSRIVSKHTVQRTLLDMGLRSKRLTRLPLLTKRHRQLRLR